One genomic segment of Candidatus Macondimonas diazotrophica includes these proteins:
- the glk gene encoding glucokinase: MSDPSFSGNHLLGDIGGTHTRLTLYRDGRHGVIGRYRNREFTDLPAIVRHHLQTLDLPAPQTAVLAVAGPLERDGAVTLTNRGWRLEPTALAAELRLASVDLVNDFTAQALGIPHLESEECLALNSAEAWPHAPRAVLGPGTGLGVSGLLPTPNGWLALSGEGGHVTLPPADARESALLDALRVQWGHISAERVVSGPGLLALYNHLAVEAGAPGLSAPPEVTTRAGHDALADEALGYFFAFLGTIAGNLALTLGARGGVYLCGGILPDLQRPLRASAFHDRFCAKGRYRAYLEAVPIYLVTAPDTAFRGLISLLASRRP, encoded by the coding sequence ATGAGCGATCCGTCCTTTTCCGGCAACCACCTGCTGGGGGACATCGGTGGCACCCATACCCGCCTTACCCTGTATCGGGACGGCCGACACGGTGTCATCGGCCGCTATCGCAATCGGGAATTCACCGACCTGCCCGCGATCGTGCGCCATCACCTGCAAACCTTGGATCTGCCCGCTCCCCAGACCGCTGTGCTGGCTGTCGCCGGCCCCCTGGAGCGTGACGGGGCGGTCACGCTCACCAATCGTGGCTGGCGGCTCGAGCCCACCGCGCTGGCTGCCGAACTGAGGCTGGCCTCGGTCGATCTGGTCAACGATTTCACCGCCCAAGCGCTCGGCATTCCGCATCTGGAGTCTGAGGAGTGCCTGGCGTTGAACTCGGCTGAAGCCTGGCCGCATGCGCCGCGCGCCGTGCTGGGCCCCGGCACCGGTCTAGGTGTGTCGGGCCTGCTTCCCACGCCGAACGGCTGGCTGGCCCTGTCCGGCGAAGGCGGACATGTCACGCTGCCGCCGGCCGATGCGCGCGAGAGCGCCTTGCTCGATGCCCTGCGCGTTCAGTGGGGCCACATCTCGGCCGAACGGGTCGTCAGCGGCCCCGGTTTGCTGGCCCTGTACAACCATCTTGCCGTCGAAGCAGGAGCTCCCGGTCTTTCTGCACCGCCGGAGGTAACGACGCGCGCCGGACACGATGCCCTGGCCGACGAAGCATTGGGGTATTTCTTCGCGTTTCTGGGGACCATCGCCGGCAATCTGGCGCTGACGTTGGGGGCCCGCGGTGGCGTGTATCTGTGCGGCGGCATCCTGCCGGATCTGCAGCGGCCCTTGCGCGCCTCTGCTTTTCACGACCGTTTCTGTGCCAAAGGGCGATATCGGGCCTATCTCGAAGCCGTCCCGATCTATCTGGTGACGGCCCCGGACACCGCATTCCGGGGCCTCATCAGCCTGCTTGCGTCACGCCGCCCTTGA
- the speE gene encoding polyamine aminopropyltransferase — protein sequence MNVDSNWFSEFYEPGGSAFGLKIRAKLHEEQSAYQRIEIYDTETFGHLMVIDGCVMLTQRDNFLYHEMMAHPALFSHAAPRRVVVIGGGDCGTLREVLRHEGVQHAIQVEIDERVTRLSEQYFPELCEANHDPRAELRFEDGIAWFANAPAASADVVIVDSTDPVGPAEGLFSEPFYRDVNRVLAPGGLIVQQSESPLYHVDLLCSVHGALRRAGFSDVKTLHYPQPVYPSGWWSATLACKDGSIRPMRIESARRAAFPTRYYSADMHQAAFVLPPYLVEALAQVTG from the coding sequence CTGAACGTGGACAGCAACTGGTTTTCCGAATTCTATGAGCCGGGCGGCAGCGCGTTTGGGCTGAAAATCAGGGCCAAACTGCACGAGGAGCAATCGGCCTACCAGCGAATCGAGATCTACGATACCGAGACGTTCGGCCATCTGATGGTGATCGACGGCTGTGTGATGCTGACCCAGCGGGACAACTTCCTCTATCACGAGATGATGGCGCATCCGGCGCTGTTCAGCCACGCGGCCCCGCGCCGGGTGGTCGTCATCGGCGGCGGAGATTGCGGTACCTTGCGGGAAGTTCTGCGCCATGAAGGCGTCCAGCACGCCATCCAGGTCGAGATCGACGAGCGGGTCACCCGGTTGTCCGAACAGTATTTCCCCGAGCTGTGTGAGGCGAATCACGATCCGCGTGCCGAATTGCGGTTCGAGGATGGTATCGCCTGGTTCGCCAACGCGCCGGCGGCCAGCGCCGATGTGGTCATCGTCGACAGCACCGACCCCGTGGGGCCGGCCGAAGGTTTGTTCTCCGAGCCCTTCTATCGGGACGTCAATCGCGTGCTCGCCCCGGGCGGGCTCATCGTGCAGCAGAGCGAATCCCCGCTGTATCACGTGGATCTGCTGTGCAGCGTGCACGGCGCGCTGCGCCGGGCGGGCTTTTCCGATGTCAAGACGCTGCATTACCCCCAGCCGGTCTATCCATCCGGTTGGTGGAGCGCCACGCTGGCCTGCAAGGACGGTTCGATCCGGCCGATGCGAATCGAGTCGGCGCGGCGTGCTGCGTTTCCCACCCGCTACTACTCGGCGGACATGCACCAAGCCGCCTTCGTCCTGCCGCCCTATCTGGTCGAGGCGCTTGCGCAAGTCACCGGCTGA